DNA sequence from the Geobacter sp. AOG2 genome:
CTCATCAGCGTATCGGGATACTGGCCAGCGCCCCGGATTTCAAACCGGACCAGATTGCCCTAGTTGAATCGCCACCTCGTTTACAGCTTGCGCCATACCCATCCCAAGTCCCCTCGCTCGCTGGAAGGGCCGAGGTGCGTGTCTATGAGCCCAACCGGATTGTAGTGGAGGCTCAAGCGCTCAAAAACAGCCTGCTGGTCATCGGCGAAAAGTACTATCGCTGGTGGTACGCCTCCGTGGATGGGAAAAAAACCGAGATCGTGCCGGTGGATCACATCCTGCGCGGAGTGTATCTCACTCCCGGCACCCATCGGGTAGAATTTATCTTTGACCCGTTGCCATTCAAGATCGGCAAATGGCTGACATTGGGATCGTTGGCATTTTTTGTCGTCATGCTTGGGCGGGAGTGGTGGAGGAGAAAACTGCAGCAGGTCGCAAGGCCCTGACTGTTGACGTGACCATGACCGCCGAAACCATCGACGAACTCCGTGTCTACGATCTGCGGATCTGCCAGCCGAAAGAGGGCTACCGTTTTTCTCTCGATCCCTTGCTGCTGTGCGGTTTTGCCGAAGACGCTTCCGCTGGCCGGGTAGTCGATCTCGGCACCGGCTGCGGGATTATTCCCCTTATTCTTGCTCGGAAAACTGTCGGCGCATCTCTGGTCGGTGTGGAATTTCAGGAGGAAATGGCCGAAATGGCCGTCCGCAACGTTAGTCTGAACGGGCTTGACGAGAGGATCGGGATTGTCAGCGATGATATCCTTTCCCTGCGTGGGAGGTTTCCTGTTTCGTCGTTTGATCTGGTGACAGCGAACCCTCCCTACCGCAAACCGGGTAGCGGCCGTGTCAGCCCCAAGGTCGGACGCGATCTCGCTCGCCATGAATCGAGTGCCGGGCTGGCGGACTTCCTGTCAACCGCCAAATATCTGGTCAAACCGTCGGGGTCTATTTGCTTCATCAGTCATCCTTCGCGGCTGGCTGAATTTGTCCATTGTGCCGGCGAACTCAGGCTGTCATTGCTCAGGCTGCGCATGGTGCATGGTTCCGCCGTTACTCCGGCAACGATGTTTTTGGCGCAATTGGCCAAGGGAAAGAAAGGTGGGACATTGGTGCTGCCACCCCTGCTTGTCCACAATGAGCAGGGCGACTATTCGCAAGAGGTCCGCAGCATTCTGGGAGAGTAATCGGTCCGCTTGGCAAGCGAAAGGGCGCTCCTAACGAAGCGCCCTTTTCATTTCAAGCTATTTTGTCGCCTTTAGTTCTTGATAAAGAGCACCAACTGCATGGTCTCGCCCTCACCGACCAGGATCGGAAAGCAGAGACCGGTATATCCGGCAGGCACGGCCAAGCCGGCTGCATCCGGCCGGATGGTGACCGGGGGATTGATATTGACGATCTTGCCGGCTTGCGATGCCTTGGCGGCGATGTTGCCACAGACCACGTTGATGAATTCCATGACGGTATCTTCAAGGACTTCCGGCGGCTCATTGTCCACCGATGCCTCACGCAGAATTGCCTTGGCCACGGATTTTTGAAGCTCTTGCGAAACCGAGATGATAAAGCGGGCATCCACATCGCCGGACAGGTCCATTGCCGCCATGATGTGGTTGGCATCCACCATGGTGATGGTTTGGCACTTACCGGCTCTAAAGGGGAGTCCGAGGATTCGGGTAATCATCTTGTAGGTAAGGTCTGCGGACATCTCCCATAGTTCTGGATTGGCGATACTCCCGGGAAGCTCGACCCTTTCCGAGATGTACGGCGCTTGGTCGGCTTTGAACTCATTCAAATGCTGTTGCAGTTGTTCGTTGGTGATGGCTCCAACAAGTACCAATGCCTCACCGATGTAGAGGTGGTTGTTTTTTTGGCGGGTAATAATTTCATTGAGTTGGGTAAGGGTCAGGATGCCGATTTCCAGCAGCAGGTCCCCTACTTTTATGTCACGCGAAAGTTGCGCACGGTGGGCGCGTGCGATATCGTCCTGGGTTACGTAACCCATCGCCACTGCCATCTCGCCAAATTTGAGGTTTTTCTGTTCCTGTAGCTCAATCGCCTTGAGCAGGATCTCTCGTGAAACGATCCCTTTTTCCACCAAAAACTGCCCGAAAAATTTGACGGCCATGCACATATCCCCTTGTATCGTGAGTTATTGGTGCTGAAAATCAGAGATCCCGAAGTATCTTCAGGACATCGTCGGCCTCGAACGGTTTTGAGATGACATTCTTGGCACCCAGTTTGAGCGCTTCTGTAAATTTGTCACCTACGCCGCCCAGGGAGGTGACCATGACCACTTTAACTTCTTTATCCAGCATGGACAGGCTGCGCAAGGCGGTCAGGCCGTCCATCCCGGGCATATTCATGTCCATGCAGATGATGTCCGGGTCCTCGGCATGATTCATCTTGATGGCTTCCGCGCCGTTTTTGGCATGCCCGACACATGTAAATTCCCCTGATTCGGAAATGATCTTCTCAAGCTGGCGGGCTACGGAAAGGCTGTCGTCAACGACAAGAACCTTTTTCATATGATGGTATCCTCCTGGTGAGCGTCGCGATCGCTTTTGTCGGGTTGTTCGAAATTTAATGAGCGGAGTGAATGTACTCGAAAAGGGGTAAAAAGTCAAAAATATGTTTGTCTTTGATTGGCTGGTAAAGCGTGTTATACATATAAATATCCTGCACTAAGATAAGGAGATTCGTCTCATGAGCCCCCTCCGCCATATACTTTGCAGATCGCTGACTCTGATTGCGGTGCCCAGCCTGTTCGTTATTTCTGCTTCGGCGGCGGAGACTGAACCTAACACATTACATCCCGCCGCCGAGAAGGTCGAGACCGCGATTCAAGGGCCGGTTGCCCGGGTTAACGGCAGCGACATCTCCGCAGCTGAACTGAAGCGGGCTCGCAAAGTGCTGCAGGCCAGCCAGCCGGGTGCGCAGATCTCCGCTGATGAACAGAAGGAACTTGACAGACGGGTGGTAGACCAACTCATTTCCGCTGAACTACTCTACCAATCGGGGCAGAAACTGGGTATTAAGGACCTTGACAAACAAGTTGATGACAAGATAGCCCAGGCAAAGGGCCGTTTTGCCAGTGAGGCGGATTTCGCCAAGGCGATCCACGATCTTGATATGAGTGAGAAGGATCTTCGGGAGTATACCCGGAGGGACTTTATTATTACTAATTTCGTCACTGCGACGATTATTCCCAAGGTTACGGTCAGCGAAGAGGAAAGCAAAAAGTTTTACGACCAGAATCTTGATAAGTTCCACCAGGATGAAAAGGTTAGGGCCAGCCATATCCTGTGCGGCATAGACACCAAGGCGAGTGCCGAGGAGAAGAAAAAGGCCCGCGAAAAAGCCGAAAAACTTCGTAAGGAATTGGCCAATGGAGCTGACTTCGCCACGTTGGCCAAGGAAAACTCCTCCTGTCCCAGCAGCAAACAGGGGGGGGATCTGGGGTTCTTCGGCAAGGGGCAGATGGTACCGCCGTTCGAGCAGGCGGCTTTTGCCCTCAAGCCGGGTGAGATAAGCGATGTGGTTGAGACCCAGTTCGGCTATCATATCATCAAACAGACAGAGCGGACAAAAGCTGAAACCGTACCTTTCAGCGCCGTCCGTTCCAAGATAGAGGATTATTTGAAAAACCAGAAAGTCAATGCCGCGGTGGGCGATTTTTTGGCAGATGCCCGTAAGACCGCCAAGATCGAAATATTGCTGAAGTGACCGGTGACTGTACGTAGTAAAAGCCCAAACGGGGCCGGCCAATTGTGAGAATGGGCCGGCCCTTCTCATGCCCTGTGTGGTTAGTCACGGAGATCGTGACTGGATATTTTGGCTGGAGCCAAGATGGACGCAGGTGTAGCAAGGGCTACATCAAGGGAGCGTAACGATAGCAGCGGTCCCAAAACCGAGACTGCGACCATGAGCTAACCGCACGGGGTGCAAATTATCGTGCCGCTCCTGTTGAAATCCTTATGCTTCGTCCTGATGATAGCCCTGCGAATCTGATGGCCCCCCGATATTCCCCCTCCCGGTAGCAGGCCGCTTCTCCCGCCGGCAGATAGTCGCCGGTCGAATTCTTCAGAAGAAAAACAAATGATGGGAGCGGCCCGTTTTCGAAGTCCTCCTCCCCGATAGGCATCCGGTATTCCGCCAAGCGGGTGCGTTGCCCTCCAGCCAGCAATGGCGCGCCAGTTGGTTTCGTCGCCGTTCCGGCCAAGGATGTGCGGGATACGCGGGTCTGGTAGCCGGCCAAAGGAGCCGGTACGTGGCCGTAGAGCGTGACCAGAGCGCTCCCCCTCCGGTCAACGCGGATATCGTACCCAGGTATCCAACCCGGCCCCCCAACGGCGAAACGGGCCGTGACCCGCCCGTTTCCGGGAGAAACGACTACCCGTGTCATGCTCGTAGCGTCTTTTCCTTCCTTTCGCACCGATGCAATACGGGCATCGATGCGGCGAATCTCCCGTTCCGCACGGCGTCGTGCCGTATAGACCGTTTCTAATTGGGCAATGGCAAAGTCGGTCCCTTGGCGGATTGTCAGCAGTGGATCCGGGTTTGATTTTGTTTTGCGGGGAGCTTTGCCGCTCTGGGACTTTGCGGCGGATTTGAAAATATTTTCACGCGTCGCCAGCGCCCTCAATCGGTCCTCCATGCGGCTCCTTTGCTCGATCAGGGCGTTAAGTTCCTTTTCTAACTTGGTATTCCGGCTTAACGGCTGCGTATCGACACGCAGAATGCTGGTCCCCCTCTCGGGACTGATTCGCAAGCTGCCGGCCAACATGCCTCCCGGCAGAGGGATTTCGGCGATACCCCGGACAGCAGCGGCTCTAAGTTCTACGACAGCGCCGTCTGAAAAGAAGGTGATGCTTCTACCGTCGGCGCAGGCCTCGGCGACGGTTGTGAGTAGCAAGATGATAACTGGCAGGACGGTTCTCATTCAGGCTCCTTTCGGCAGTCATGCAAATCTCTGAACGTTCAGCAGATTTGCCAATCTGGTAGTTGCACTCAGATGAGGATAAGTTTATAATTCTTCCACTCTTTTTGGAAGGTGATCTATCATGGCCTTTGAAGCGGAAGTGTCGGTTAAAGACATAGTCAGTTTTTACATTAAAATCAATGATGCCGCCAAGGCCAAAAAGGATATAGCCAAACTTTCCGCCAAGGACAAGGCGATAGCTTTCGATATAATTGCCGCTTCGTCCGGCAATCATGACTTCAAAATCGAGATCGCCAAATATTTCGTCTACGACCTTGACGCCCGTGTCCGGAGAAAAGCCGAGATAATGTTGGAGGATTTACTCCCCGGTTGGGTTTCCGATCCGGCCGAAAGCATCCTCAAACTGCTCAAAACGGTGGACACTAAGGGGGGGACCCATCGCAACGCTGCCATAAGATTCCTATTTGGCATTATTGATTCCGGCAGCCTTCGGGACACCTTCATGACCCTGCTCAACAGCAGGAACCGGGCTCATATGGCAGAGATCATTGCCATTCTTGAAGGCTACATCGACTCCTCCCAAGACGAGCGTGAGCAGGTCAAAATCTTCGATGCCTGTCTGGATATCGTCCTATCCGACGATGCCGATTATAACATCAAACATCATGCATCCAACCTGTTGAGCGTCTTTTTCAAGAAGGTACAGGCAACAAACCTCGGCGAGGCCTTGCGGCAAAAGTATATCGAAAAACAGATTGAGAAGGCCGAAGGGGTATACCGTTACCTGTGCAGCGGTGCATCGGGGCTGAGCGCCACCTTTCTCGAAGACCTGCTACGCCCTCTGAACGACGGCGGCAAAACGTTTCAGCTCAAGATGCTCAACTATTTTAAATTTGTACTGGAAAAAGCGCAGAATCCTGAAGAAGTCGACACGGTCATGGATATCTACCCGGATTATTGGAACAACGATGAACTGCCCAGGGAAGAGAAGCTTGTAAAGATCTGTCGCCGTATCATCGTAGCGGTTGAAGAGTTGTGGGATGTGAGCGATGATGCCGAGGTCCGCAGCCTCATTATCAAGATAATATATGGTCAATATGCCGACAAACGAGAAATGCTGGAACAGATCCGGGCAAAGCTGGATACCGAAACGCTCAGTGAGGCTGCACGGGACAAGATTGCCCTTATGCTGCACTGTTTTTTTCTTCCAGGAGAAAATGACGCGCTCAAGCTGCTGGCGGCGAATATATTGATCTTCAAGCTGGGTGATGCCCGGAACCGGTCCGTAGCCCTCGATTATCTCATCTCCTATGTTGAAAACAAGAACCTCAACTATGCCGAAAGAGGCAGCATAGCTACGGCGATGGAATCATTACTCAACGAAAAGCGGCTGGCGGAAGAAGTGCGAAAAACGGCGCGGTACCTCCTTTTCATAACTGGTCCCGAGAGGTTTGATACGGCAGAGGAGCAAAAAGCCGTTCTCGGTCATATTCGGAGCATGGTCGAAGGGAGAGGCCTCTCCAGCCAGCATGCTGCGCAGCGAGTCCTGGAGTCCCTGGAGATTTTTTCAAAGACGACGGCCTCCACCGACAAACTCAAGATGGCGGCACACTACCTGGAGTTTAAGATTCGCCAGCCCAACGAGAGTCTAACCTGGGGCAAACTTGACTTACCCTAGCGTTGATGCGACCCGGTAGCCGGTCCTGCTTTCCGAAAAGGCTTACGAGACGTTTGGCCGAACAATTTTTCCTCCCCCCAGAACCTCATCATCCCGGTAAAAAACCACGGATTGCCCTGGAGTGACCGCTTTCTGCGGTTCATCGAAGCGTACCGCACACCCGCCTTCCGGCAGCAGTTTGACATGGCATTGGACCGGCTGATGCCGGTAGCGGATTTTACACGTCGCCTCGAACTCCTCGGCGTCCGGGGGTACTATCCATCCGATTTCTGCGGCAAGCAGGCCATCAACGGCCAGATACTGCTCTTCCCCCACCACCACGAGATTATGTTCGGAATCGATGGCTGTCACGTACAAAGGCTTGCTCCAGGCGATCCCCAACCCCTTGCGTTGGCCGATGGTATAGCGGTGCGTCCCGCGATGATGGCCGATAACCCGACCGTCCACATGGATTATGTCCCCTGGTATTCCCTTCAGAACACCGCCCCCCTCGAGGAATAACACGTAATCGTCGTTGGGGATGAAGCAAACCTCCTGGCTGTCCCCCTTCTCGGCCACCGGCAGGTGGAACCCGCGCGCCAGCCGACGGACCTCTTCCTTATTCTCCATTTCACCCAATGGGAAGATCACTCTCGCCAATTGTTCCTGGGAGAGCATGCAAAGGAAGTAGGATTGGTCCTTGCCGATGCAGCGCGCCTGGCGCAAGTGGCAGACCCCAGCGCCATCGACGGTTTTTCTTACGTAGTGGCCGGTGGCCAGCATGTCGGCACCCAGTTCCCGCGCCTGGTCCAGCAACAGGCCGAATTTGACGTAGCGGTTGCAACGCACGCAAGGATTGGGGGTGCAACCGCAGCGATATTCGTCGATGAAGTCCTTGATTATCAGCTCGTGGAAATTCGCTACGAGGTCGATCACATGGTGAGGGATTCCCAAGTGCTTGGCCACGGTTGCGGCATCATGGGCGGCTGAGCCGCTACCGGCGCTGCGCGGTGCGAAGAGCTGCATGGTAATGCCGATCACCTCATGGCCTTGGCTTTTCAATAGAGCGGCGGTCACCGATGAATCCACCCCACCGCTCATGGCAACGGCGATAACCGGTCCTTTCTTGTCAACCATCATATCCCTTTCTCACCGAGAATGATTCGGACCACCTGGTTGGCTTGGTGCCCGGCTGCAATAGCCACCCGCGGCGCCATCAGTCCGCAACCCGGCTTGGCTTCCGATTCGCCGTCGCCCACGAGGTAGAGCCTGGACGTGGCCCGTTGCGTAACGATGGCATTGCTGGTGCCATACCCCGCCAATCCTGATGCGGCAACGACGGTGACCGACGGCAGCCGACCGAGGAGTGTATCCACCAACATGGCCTTCATGTCGGCCCGGTCAAAGGCTTCGACCACGACGGTGCAGGCGGCAAAGACAGCGGGAATGTTTTCGGGGCACAACATGGCCTGATGGGATTCCACCTCGATATACGGGTTGATCCGGGCGATGTTTTCGGCTAAGGCGTCCACCTTGGGCTGGCCCAGTTGGTCGATGAAATACTGCTGCCGGTTGAGATTCGACGGCTCAACCACGTCGAAATCGGCGATCACGAGTCTGCCGACGCCTACTCGTGCCAGGGCCACGGCTACCGCCGAGCCAAGCCCGCCGGCACCGGCGACACCCACCGTGGCCGCCTTCAGCAATGCATGTACGCCGGGAGTGTGACGGGCCGCCAAAAGTCGTTGTAGTTCCTCTTCCGGCGGCTGTTCTCCCCGTTTGATCAGATAGACTTCGTCCCCTTCCCGTAGCTCTGTTTCGGCCGGAGCCGGAAACCCATTGAGGATAAGTACGTCCGCGCCCGGCTTGTGTCGTTCTGCCAGGCTTGCCAGAGTCGTCTCTTGGCTGATTACAGCCCCTATCTCGTTTATCCGTATGCGCATAGGCTCACTATTTTTGTCTGCAATGTATAAACTGTATTCCCCTACAGTCGACTGTGTAGTCACAGCCGTACTGAACACTAATGACTGATAACCTGCTGGAGGTCTGCAATCAGGTCATCGACATCCTCCAACCCGACCGAGAGGCGCACCAAGGTATCCTTGATCCCCTTCTTTTCCCGTTCTTCCTTGGGAATTGCTGCATGGGACATCTTGGCCGGGTAGGAGATGATGCTTTCCACGCCTCCCAGGCTGACAGCAAAGGCGGCAAACTGCGTTTTCTCCAGTAGTTGCTTGGTCAACTCGTAGGATTCGAGTTCGAAGGAGAGGACGGCACCAGGGCCATCTGCCTGGGCAGCATTGACGGCATGACCGGGATGGCTGGCGAGGCCGGGGTAATGCACCTTGAGTACACTTTTCCTGGTCTGGAGCCAAGCCGCGATGTTTTCGGCACTCTGTTGGCTCTGGTCCATCCTTATTTTGAGCGTCTTGAGCCCTCGCAGAGTCAGAAACGAATCCTGGGGCCCCAGGATGGCGCCGAATGCATTCTGGATGAAGCGGATACGATTACCCAGTTCCAGATCATTGACAACGGCAAAGCCACAGATAACATCGCTGTGCCCGTTCAGGAATTTGGTTCCACTGTGCAGGACGATGTCACAGCCAAGCTCCAGTGGGCGCTGCAGATAGGGGGTCATAAAGGTGTTATCCACAAGGGTTATGATACCTCGCGGCTGGGCCAGTTCTACGACCCCACGCAGGTCGGTGATCTTGAGCAGCGGGTTGGAGGGGCTTTCCAGGTAGATTCCCTTGGTTTCCGGCCGGATAGCGGACTCGATGGCCTTAAGGCTGGTGGCATCCACAAAGGTGGAACCTATGCCGAGACGCTGGAATATGCTGGTCAGCACCCGGTAGGCGCCGCCGTAGACATCCTCGCACACCACCAAGTGATCGCCGGGAGAGAAGATTAGTAAGGTGGAGGAGATGGCTGCCATGCCGGAGGCAAAGGCAAAGGCCCGGCTCCCTTTTTCCAGCCCGGCGATGGCTGCCTCCAGCGCCTCTCGGGTAGGGTTGTCGGAGCGGGCGTAGTCATATTTACCGAAATGGTCTACCGACTGTTGACGATAGGTGGATGTCTGGTAGATGGGCACGCCCAGCGCGCCGGTCAGGGGATCGGCGGTCTGTCCGCCGTGGATGAGTTGGGTTGCAAACTTCATGTCGTCTCCTTATGCTTCCAATGCCTGACGCAAATCCTCAATCAGGTCGCAGCTGTCCTCAATGCCTACCGACAGGCGTAGCAGGGTATCGTTGATGCCCAGCCGCGCCCGTAGTTCCGGCGGTATGTCGGCGTGGGTCTGTACCTCGGGAAAGGTGATCAGACTTTCGACGCCGCCCAGACTCTCCGCGAAGGAGATCAAGCGTGTTTTCATCAGCACCTGCTCTACCAATGCGTGGGTAGCGACCTCAAAGGCAATCATGCCGCCAAAACCGCGGGAGTCGCGTTTGATCAAGGCGTGACCGGGATGGTCTTCGAGGCCCGGGTAGTAAACCTTGGTGATAGCCGGGTGATTTTTCAGCCATCCGGCAAGTTTGCCCGCATTCTCCTGTTGGCGGTCCAGGCGGACCCCCAAGGTCTTTATACCGCGCATCACCAGCCAGGAGTCCTGCGGTCCCAGTATCGCTCCGGCAGCATTCTGGTGGTAGTAGACCCGTTCGGCAAGATCGGAATCCTTCACCACCACCAGTCCAGCAATCGTATCGTTATGGCCCGCCAGATATTTGGAGGCGCTGTAGACGGCGATATCGGCCCCCAGATCCAGAGGGCGCAGGAGGTACGGGGTCAGAAAGGTATTGTCCACGATCAGATACAGGGTGTGATTACGGCAGAGCGTGGACAGGGCGGGGATGTCGGCAAATTTCAAAAGGGGATTAGTGAGCGATTCGACGAAGACCGCCTTAGTCTGGGGTGTGAGCGCTGCACGCACTGCTTCGATATCGCTCGTGTCCACATAGCTGAAGGTGAGCCCGAACTGGTCGAATACCTTGTCGAACAGGCGACAGGTGCCGCCGTACAGGTCCTCAGTGACGATGAGGTGGTCTCCCGAGCGGAACAGCAGCAGCAGGTTGGCGATAGCGGCCATGCCGGACGCATAGGCGCATGCGCGTACTCCATTGTCAAGGCGGGCTATGCCATCTTCCAGAGACTGGCGGGTAGGGTTGCCCGAGCGTGTGTAGTCATAGCCGGTGCTCTGGCCGAGTCCTGGATGCCTGAAGGTGGCGGTCTGGTAAATAGGCACAGAAACTGCGCCGGTCCTGGTGTCCCATTCCAGGCCGATCTGAACCGCCTGTGTACTGATGTTCATCTGCTGCCTCCCAAAAATAAAATCCCCTTCCGGGGTGTGGAAGAGGGTTCCTTGAGGGCATCTCTTCCTTATCTCCCGAAACCGCATGGTTTCGCTGGAATTGGCACCTTACCCTTGCAGGTTGGTTGCCGCGACGTCCTTGGGCCAGTCCCTCGGTCGCTCTCGATAAGAAACTTATGTATTTTCTGCGAGAATTACTATGAATAAAACCTACGATATGCCACCAATCTTGTCAATAATTATTTTATGGAGACGAACCCCTGCCATTACTGGGGCGGATGCCTGCGGTGGCATATGTTTTACCTATGCTTTTTCGAGTACGATTGCTACGATAAACCATTCCTTATCCGTTGCGAATCGGAGGGTAAGGGTGTCATGGTTGTTGCCGGCGTTGACAAAGTAGTCATCGCCACTGACAATGGAAGGCGTCGACAACTTGATATCGGCGCCACCCCGTGAAATATGCTGCTTGAAGGAACCGGCGATCATATTGGCGATTTCGCCCAGAGCATCGCGAACATCGTCGTTCAGGTTGGAAATTTCCATGCCGAGCATACTCGATGTGAAGGCAAGCGCCAGTTGCTGGGGGGCGTGGAGGCTCACCAAGCCGTTATACACCCCGGCAAATCCGACCATCGCCGTAATGCAATCCTTGAAATGTGTTTCCGGGGCAACCTGAAGGGGGAGATGCAACAGGTCCTCCATGCCCACCATAGTGCAGAATACCTCCTCCACATCACGGGTGAGCTGTTTGAGCAATTTGTCTTCACTCGTATGAAGGATGTCCAGAAGGTCTTTTGTCAGTGACATTTTGTGCCCCTTTGTTCATGGATTTCGATGGAAAATAAGGGAAGCGGCACCTCAACGCATCTTTTGTCAAACCGGTATTGCTCCGCACTTGGGAACAACTTCTCTGCATAGGTTTGTCGGACTCTACTCTGCATAATTGAAAGGAAATTTTCAAGATGAAATGAGATGATTATAATATAAAACAGCCTCGCTCCGAGATGGGGGAGGCTGCTGATGAATGTTCAACGATCTGAAGGGCGCCATCGAGAAGATTCAGAGGCGGCGCGGTTCGGCAGTCCGGGGGGCAGTCTCTACCGTGTGTTTTCGTCAAGCAGGTAATTCAACAGTACGACAACATCCCTGATTTCCTGTTTATTCATATCGGAATTCGGTTTCCGCAGCATCTTGATGCCATAGGCTTTTACCGCCTGCCTGTCGAATGGCTGGCCGGTGATGGGAGCCCTTCCGGTCTGTACCGCGATGACGGTTCGTTCCATGGTGTGGCACTTGACACATTTTCGCGTCATAAGGTCAAATGATGCTCTTAAATGGGCAGGAATGCTGTCGGGATCGAAATTCATTCTGTCCCCGCGGCCCTTTACCCTGATGCGTGCGTCGGCAACCGAGGAAATTACGAGTGTGATGAGCGCAACCAGTAGGATGAGCTTCCGCATATGAGACTCCTTAAGACGGGATTATCTCGCTTAGTATAACAAAGAAAACAGTGTAAAGTAACCTCTGTCGTGCCATAAACAATCAGAAACTGAAAGTTACGCCGAGCGTACCAATTTTATTGGTGAAATCCTGAGCGCTTGAACCCTCGGTAGCTTTATATGCGGTAGCGAGCTCATGTTTGTATTCCAGAGCGACCTTTAGGTTTTCAAGGGGGGCGTATGCAAGCGTCGGGATAAAACGACGCACCAGGCCGCGCCCGTCATCCTGATATTCGAACCGCATGGCGCCGATGAGATTCTGGAGAAAGGTGTACTCACCCTCGATTGCGGCCACGTATGACTTCACCTCGGTCGGGGTATTCGAAAGGTAGGCGTTGTCGTCCCTGCCCAAGACGCCGGCCATCCTGAGCCTGAAGAGTTTGTAGAGTATGTCCAGATCCATGCCGGTGCGGTAATAGCTGTTCTGGATGGGGGGTACGCCTGCTGTGGTGTTCGGGGTGCCGTTCTTGCCGTAGTAACCATATGCTCCCAAAGTGACGGTCAGGAA
Encoded proteins:
- a CDS encoding chemotaxis protein CheX: MAVKFFGQFLVEKGIVSREILLKAIELQEQKNLKFGEMAVAMGYVTQDDIARAHRAQLSRDIKVGDLLLEIGILTLTQLNEIITRQKNNHLYIGEALVLVGAITNEQLQQHLNEFKADQAPYISERVELPGSIANPELWEMSADLTYKMITRILGLPFRAGKCQTITMVDANHIMAAMDLSGDVDARFIISVSQELQKSVAKAILREASVDNEPPEVLEDTVMEFINVVCGNIAAKASQAGKIVNINPPVTIRPDAAGLAVPAGYTGLCFPILVGEGETMQLVLFIKN
- the thiF gene encoding sulfur carrier protein ThiS adenylyltransferase ThiF; translation: MRIRINEIGAVISQETTLASLAERHKPGADVLILNGFPAPAETELREGDEVYLIKRGEQPPEEELQRLLAARHTPGVHALLKAATVGVAGAGGLGSAVAVALARVGVGRLVIADFDVVEPSNLNRQQYFIDQLGQPKVDALAENIARINPYIEVESHQAMLCPENIPAVFAACTVVVEAFDRADMKAMLVDTLLGRLPSVTVVAASGLAGYGTSNAIVTQRATSRLYLVGDGESEAKPGCGLMAPRVAIAAGHQANQVVRIILGEKGI
- a CDS encoding tRNA1(Val) (adenine(37)-N6)-methyltransferase; protein product: MEEKTAAGRKALTVDVTMTAETIDELRVYDLRICQPKEGYRFSLDPLLLCGFAEDASAGRVVDLGTGCGIIPLILARKTVGASLVGVEFQEEMAEMAVRNVSLNGLDERIGIVSDDILSLRGRFPVSSFDLVTANPPYRKPGSGRVSPKVGRDLARHESSAGLADFLSTAKYLVKPSGSICFISHPSRLAEFVHCAGELRLSLLRLRMVHGSAVTPATMFLAQLAKGKKGGTLVLPPLLVHNEQGDYSQEVRSILGE
- a CDS encoding PLP-dependent aspartate aminotransferase family protein, whose product is MKFATQLIHGGQTADPLTGALGVPIYQTSTYRQQSVDHFGKYDYARSDNPTREALEAAIAGLEKGSRAFAFASGMAAISSTLLIFSPGDHLVVCEDVYGGAYRVLTSIFQRLGIGSTFVDATSLKAIESAIRPETKGIYLESPSNPLLKITDLRGVVELAQPRGIITLVDNTFMTPYLQRPLELGCDIVLHSGTKFLNGHSDVICGFAVVNDLELGNRIRFIQNAFGAILGPQDSFLTLRGLKTLKIRMDQSQQSAENIAAWLQTRKSVLKVHYPGLASHPGHAVNAAQADGPGAVLSFELESYELTKQLLEKTQFAAFAVSLGGVESIISYPAKMSHAAIPKEEREKKGIKDTLVRLSVGLEDVDDLIADLQQVISH
- the mnmA gene encoding tRNA 2-thiouridine(34) synthase MnmA, translated to MVDKKGPVIAVAMSGGVDSSVTAALLKSQGHEVIGITMQLFAPRSAGSGSAAHDAATVAKHLGIPHHVIDLVANFHELIIKDFIDEYRCGCTPNPCVRCNRYVKFGLLLDQARELGADMLATGHYVRKTVDGAGVCHLRQARCIGKDQSYFLCMLSQEQLARVIFPLGEMENKEEVRRLARGFHLPVAEKGDSQEVCFIPNDDYVLFLEGGGVLKGIPGDIIHVDGRVIGHHRGTHRYTIGQRKGLGIAWSKPLYVTAIDSEHNLVVVGEEQYLAVDGLLAAEIGWIVPPDAEEFEATCKIRYRHQPVQCHVKLLPEGGCAVRFDEPQKAVTPGQSVVFYRDDEVLGGGKIVRPNVS
- a CDS encoding PLP-dependent aspartate aminotransferase family protein yields the protein MNISTQAVQIGLEWDTRTGAVSVPIYQTATFRHPGLGQSTGYDYTRSGNPTRQSLEDGIARLDNGVRACAYASGMAAIANLLLLFRSGDHLIVTEDLYGGTCRLFDKVFDQFGLTFSYVDTSDIEAVRAALTPQTKAVFVESLTNPLLKFADIPALSTLCRNHTLYLIVDNTFLTPYLLRPLDLGADIAVYSASKYLAGHNDTIAGLVVVKDSDLAERVYYHQNAAGAILGPQDSWLVMRGIKTLGVRLDRQQENAGKLAGWLKNHPAITKVYYPGLEDHPGHALIKRDSRGFGGMIAFEVATHALVEQVLMKTRLISFAESLGGVESLITFPEVQTHADIPPELRARLGINDTLLRLSVGIEDSCDLIEDLRQALEA
- a CDS encoding chemotaxis protein CheX, which codes for MSLTKDLLDILHTSEDKLLKQLTRDVEEVFCTMVGMEDLLHLPLQVAPETHFKDCITAMVGFAGVYNGLVSLHAPQQLALAFTSSMLGMEISNLNDDVRDALGEIANMIAGSFKQHISRGGADIKLSTPSIVSGDDYFVNAGNNHDTLTLRFATDKEWFIVAIVLEKA
- a CDS encoding peptidylprolyl isomerase, whose product is MSPLRHILCRSLTLIAVPSLFVISASAAETEPNTLHPAAEKVETAIQGPVARVNGSDISAAELKRARKVLQASQPGAQISADEQKELDRRVVDQLISAELLYQSGQKLGIKDLDKQVDDKIAQAKGRFASEADFAKAIHDLDMSEKDLREYTRRDFIITNFVTATIIPKVTVSEEESKKFYDQNLDKFHQDEKVRASHILCGIDTKASAEEKKKAREKAEKLRKELANGADFATLAKENSSCPSSKQGGDLGFFGKGQMVPPFEQAAFALKPGEISDVVETQFGYHIIKQTERTKAETVPFSAVRSKIEDYLKNQKVNAAVGDFLADARKTAKIEILLK
- a CDS encoding response regulator: MKKVLVVDDSLSVARQLEKIISESGEFTCVGHAKNGAEAIKMNHAEDPDIICMDMNMPGMDGLTALRSLSMLDKEVKVVMVTSLGGVGDKFTEALKLGAKNVISKPFEADDVLKILRDL